A single region of the Gephyromycinifex aptenodytis genome encodes:
- the yidD gene encoding membrane protein insertion efficiency factor YidD yields the protein MSGQLPEVGNPDHVQPNRPGQLARWAAAPIVWFIRFYQVAISPLTPPSCRFYPSCSAYGLEAVRRFGPVRGSWLAACRLGRCHPWNPGGVDHVPQRGPQGRPVRHNEAGASA from the coding sequence ATGAGCGGGCAGTTGCCCGAGGTTGGCAACCCCGACCACGTGCAGCCGAATCGCCCCGGGCAACTCGCCCGGTGGGCAGCAGCGCCGATCGTGTGGTTCATTCGTTTCTACCAGGTAGCTATCTCGCCGTTGACCCCGCCGAGCTGTCGCTTCTATCCGAGCTGCTCGGCCTACGGGCTAGAGGCGGTGCGGCGTTTCGGACCTGTGCGAGGTAGCTGGTTGGCAGCCTGCCGACTCGGGCGATGCCATCCGTGGAACCCTGGGGGCGTCGACCACGTTCCCCAGCGCGGGCCGCAAGGTCGACCTGTGCGCCACAATGAGGCGGGCGCTTCCGCCTGA